The following are encoded in a window of Geobacter metallireducens GS-15 genomic DNA:
- a CDS encoding DotU family type IV/VI secretion system protein → MHLTDCFTELVAYVTHFLRTAAVRQPSYQEVRREIDLLLASGESCVRREGFSRDDFELARFAVCAWIDEAVLSSAWSEKSLWLREQLQRLHYNTTEAGEEFFTRLNALGLHQREVREVYYLCLALGFTGRFCKPGDEYQLEQVKTAQLKLLVGSSVGLPSLERTELFPEAYPAGAPAMAPARRRVGFSPLAAVCLAGPAVFFVILFFVYRFTLSGVGENFLRTVPY, encoded by the coding sequence ATGCATCTGACTGACTGTTTCACGGAACTGGTGGCCTATGTCACCCACTTCCTCCGCACGGCCGCGGTGCGCCAGCCCTCCTACCAGGAGGTCCGCCGCGAAATCGACCTCCTCCTGGCCTCGGGGGAGTCGTGCGTCAGGCGGGAGGGGTTCTCCCGCGACGACTTCGAGCTGGCCCGCTTCGCCGTCTGCGCCTGGATCGACGAGGCGGTCCTCTCGTCGGCCTGGAGCGAGAAGAGCCTCTGGCTCCGGGAGCAGCTCCAGCGCCTCCACTACAACACCACCGAGGCGGGTGAGGAGTTCTTCACCAGGCTGAACGCCCTGGGGCTCCACCAGCGTGAGGTGCGGGAGGTCTACTACCTCTGTCTCGCCCTCGGCTTCACCGGCAGGTTCTGCAAGCCGGGGGACGAGTATCAGCTGGAGCAGGTGAAGACCGCCCAGCTGAAGCTCCTCGTGGGGAGCTCCGTGGGGCTTCCGTCCCTGGAGCGGACCGAGCTCTTCCCGGAGGCCTATCCGGCGGGAGCGCCCGCCATGGCTCCGGCCCGGCGCCGGGTCGGTTTCTCCCCCCTTGCCGCCGTCTGCCTCGCCGGTCCGGCGGTGTTCTTTGTCATTCTCTTCTTCGTCTACCGCTTCACCCTTTCGGGGGTGGGGGAGAATTTTTTAAGGACGGTGCCGTACTGA
- a CDS encoding DUF1318 domain-containing protein, translating into MPMKIFVWMLAVVAGILASCAFITVNVYFPEKEVKKAFKTLDEKYLGKEGGEAPVPEQPPAGAEPAPAEKPQSRFEGARWPLAVTATAWAAEDAAGGLVVELSRMPEVVKAYEEMRGRLTTLDQLRDGGIVGETNQGLVTVRDPSRIAGLKGAVDEENANRKTVITGMARAILKQAGKPDTPANMGQVLGKAAATYAQTKQETARPGWWIQLQNGKWVQK; encoded by the coding sequence ATGCCCATGAAAATTTTTGTGTGGATGCTTGCCGTTGTTGCGGGGATTCTCGCCTCGTGTGCCTTCATTACCGTCAACGTCTATTTCCCCGAGAAGGAGGTCAAGAAGGCCTTCAAGACCTTGGACGAGAAATACCTGGGGAAGGAGGGGGGGGAGGCGCCCGTCCCGGAACAGCCCCCGGCCGGTGCTGAACCGGCGCCGGCAGAGAAGCCCCAGAGCCGGTTCGAGGGAGCGCGATGGCCCCTCGCGGTGACAGCCACCGCCTGGGCTGCCGAGGATGCGGCCGGCGGCCTGGTGGTTGAGCTTTCGCGGATGCCCGAGGTGGTCAAGGCCTACGAGGAGATGAGAGGACGGCTCACGACCCTCGATCAGTTGCGTGACGGCGGCATTGTGGGAGAAACCAACCAGGGACTTGTCACGGTCCGCGACCCCTCCCGGATTGCCGGCCTGAAGGGAGCGGTGGACGAGGAGAACGCCAACCGCAAGACCGTCATTACCGGCATGGCTCGGGCAATCCTGAAGCAGGCGGGGAAGCCCGACACACCGGCCAATATGGGACAGGTTCTCGGCAAGGCGGCCGCCACCTATGCCCAGACGAAACAGGAAACCGCCCGGCCAGGCTGGTGGATCCAGTTGCAAAACGGAAAGTGGGTACAGAAATGA
- a CDS encoding type VI secretion protein IcmF/TssM N-terminal domain-containing protein: protein MKTKLVTFLKWFLVAGGAAVVVLLVFGIVLALDWPWWVALCILLLLAGIGVGIVLLRAMWLRKREQNFVQEVIARDKGLLKALSGKEREHLTQLQEQWKDAIGTLKNSHLKKQGNPLYVLPWYLVIGESGSGKTTSLNSARLSSPFIDVCRASGVSGTRNCDWWFFEESIVIDTAGRYAVPIDSEKDRDEWQKFLSLLVKYRKKEPLNGLIVTVAADRLLAAGREENAEEGRTMRSRIDELMRALGVRFPIYVLVTKCDLVEGMNRFAGLLPEKALRQPMGMVNQELATDVVTFTDKAVAAVVERLRTLRLLLLHQPEAREADPGLVLFPEEFAVLRDALAAFMEGAFRENPYQETPVMRGLFFSSGRQEGNPHSRFSEALGLSGEMAALPGTSKGLFLHDFFARILPADRALLAPTRRAVEWRALTGNLGLVSWMLLGVALCGLLSFSFVKNMTTIRQVSHQFERTPRLAGNPTSDLLVLDAFRQGILKVEERNRSWWIPRFGLTESVKVERTLKERFCRQFRDGFLTPYDRQLATGVAGLSAGTPDELFAQYAIHLTRRINILNAGMNGKKLPELSAMPQPASVSFLAGETAAGADARKRFGTLYLHYLAWRADSPDLAKETAQLQGWLRQIIGLKGGSLSWLAPWIDRQSGLPSVTMAEFWGGGAPLPGEAAVPPSFTRKGKGEMDSLVAELETALGDPRLVAAGKGGLGSWYRGSCLAAWQRLAAAFPTGKERLRTVRDWQQTAARMATDQGPYFAFINRMSAELDTLVGKEGVPPFVVQLYAFQVARAGGAVPGAVGKAAESGKRLINSLGERIHPDAAVAKGIETPLAAPKAWQEYQTALAAIAPAASSRQQAFQLATQTFGDDPATGKTPFMAAWGAAGRLRAGVAGAGADEAFWRLVTGPLDYLWTYVRHEAGCQLQTLWEEQVIAATLGMPPQQAGPLLLGPDGLAWRFVKGPAAPFIRGTAAGYAPRQALGVALPIEGALFAFLSKGAQIQASAGGRQPNYTVAVKGLPTDANADARIRPHATRLELQCAGTPQTLVNQNFPVGKTFYWSPETCGDVIFQIEVGDQVLTKRYGGPQAFPDFLREFAGGSRTFPAREFPGEKEALERMGIKHIRVNYQIMGGGQVVKQGSAMAGATAPRVIARCW from the coding sequence ATGAAAACGAAGCTCGTGACCTTTCTCAAGTGGTTTCTCGTGGCGGGAGGGGCGGCAGTGGTCGTCCTTCTCGTTTTTGGTATTGTGCTCGCCCTCGACTGGCCCTGGTGGGTGGCCCTCTGCATCCTCCTCCTTCTGGCGGGGATCGGGGTCGGCATTGTGCTGCTGCGGGCCATGTGGCTGCGCAAGCGGGAGCAGAATTTCGTCCAGGAGGTGATCGCCCGGGACAAGGGGCTCCTGAAGGCCCTTTCCGGCAAGGAGCGGGAGCACCTTACCCAGCTCCAGGAGCAGTGGAAGGATGCCATCGGCACCCTGAAGAATTCCCATCTCAAGAAGCAGGGAAACCCCCTTTACGTCCTCCCCTGGTACCTGGTGATCGGCGAGAGCGGCTCCGGGAAGACCACCTCCCTCAACAGCGCCCGCCTGTCATCCCCTTTCATCGACGTCTGCCGGGCCTCCGGCGTTTCCGGCACCCGCAACTGCGACTGGTGGTTCTTCGAGGAATCCATCGTCATCGACACGGCCGGTCGCTACGCGGTTCCCATCGACAGCGAGAAGGACCGGGACGAGTGGCAGAAGTTCCTGTCGCTCCTCGTCAAGTACCGGAAGAAAGAGCCCCTGAACGGCCTCATCGTCACCGTGGCGGCAGACCGGCTCCTGGCGGCGGGGCGCGAGGAGAACGCGGAGGAGGGGCGCACCATGCGGAGCCGCATCGACGAGTTGATGCGGGCCCTGGGGGTGCGGTTCCCGATCTATGTCCTCGTCACCAAGTGCGATCTGGTTGAGGGGATGAACCGCTTTGCCGGGCTTCTGCCGGAAAAGGCCCTCCGGCAGCCCATGGGGATGGTGAACCAGGAACTGGCCACGGACGTGGTCACCTTCACCGACAAGGCGGTTGCCGCCGTGGTGGAACGGCTCCGGACCCTCCGGCTGCTGCTTCTCCACCAGCCCGAGGCCCGGGAAGCGGATCCGGGGCTCGTCCTCTTTCCCGAGGAGTTCGCGGTCCTGCGGGATGCCCTCGCCGCCTTCATGGAGGGGGCCTTCCGGGAAAACCCCTACCAGGAGACCCCGGTCATGCGGGGGCTCTTCTTCTCCAGCGGCCGCCAGGAGGGGAATCCCCATTCCCGCTTCTCCGAGGCCTTGGGCCTCTCGGGGGAAATGGCGGCGCTCCCCGGCACCAGCAAGGGTCTCTTTCTCCACGACTTTTTCGCCAGGATTCTCCCCGCCGACCGGGCGCTCCTGGCGCCGACCCGCCGTGCCGTGGAGTGGCGGGCCCTCACCGGGAACCTGGGGCTCGTCTCCTGGATGCTCCTGGGCGTGGCCCTCTGTGGTCTCCTTTCCTTTTCCTTCGTGAAGAACATGACCACCATCCGCCAGGTCTCCCATCAGTTCGAGCGGACTCCGCGGCTGGCCGGCAACCCCACCAGCGATCTCCTAGTGCTCGACGCCTTCCGCCAGGGAATCCTGAAGGTGGAGGAGCGGAACCGCTCCTGGTGGATTCCCCGTTTTGGCCTCACGGAGAGCGTCAAGGTGGAGCGGACCCTCAAGGAGAGGTTCTGCCGCCAGTTCCGGGACGGTTTCCTGACCCCCTACGACCGGCAGCTGGCCACCGGTGTCGCGGGCCTTTCCGCTGGCACCCCCGACGAGCTCTTCGCCCAGTACGCCATCCATCTGACCCGGCGGATCAATATCCTCAACGCCGGCATGAACGGTAAAAAGCTGCCGGAACTGAGCGCCATGCCCCAGCCGGCTTCGGTCTCCTTCCTGGCCGGCGAAACCGCCGCCGGTGCTGATGCCCGCAAGCGGTTCGGCACCCTCTACCTCCACTACCTGGCCTGGCGGGCAGATTCCCCCGATCTTGCCAAGGAGACGGCCCAGCTTCAGGGGTGGCTCCGCCAGATCATAGGCCTCAAGGGGGGAAGCCTTTCCTGGCTTGCCCCGTGGATCGACCGGCAGTCGGGGCTTCCGTCGGTGACCATGGCCGAATTCTGGGGAGGGGGCGCGCCGCTCCCGGGAGAGGCAGCGGTTCCCCCCTCCTTTACCCGCAAGGGGAAGGGGGAGATGGACAGCCTCGTGGCCGAGCTGGAGACGGCCCTCGGCGACCCGCGCCTCGTGGCGGCGGGCAAGGGCGGCCTTGGCTCCTGGTACCGGGGGAGTTGCCTGGCGGCGTGGCAACGGCTTGCCGCGGCGTTCCCCACGGGAAAGGAGCGGCTCCGCACTGTCCGCGACTGGCAGCAGACGGCCGCCAGAATGGCCACAGACCAGGGGCCCTATTTCGCCTTCATCAACCGGATGTCCGCCGAGCTCGATACCCTCGTGGGCAAGGAGGGGGTACCTCCCTTTGTGGTCCAGCTCTATGCCTTTCAGGTGGCCCGGGCGGGGGGTGCGGTTCCGGGCGCCGTGGGGAAGGCCGCCGAGAGCGGCAAGCGTCTCATCAACTCCCTCGGCGAGAGGATTCATCCCGATGCCGCCGTGGCCAAGGGGATCGAAACGCCCCTGGCGGCCCCGAAGGCCTGGCAGGAGTACCAGACGGCCCTGGCGGCCATCGCGCCGGCGGCATCGTCGCGGCAGCAGGCCTTCCAATTGGCCACTCAGACCTTCGGCGACGACCCGGCCACCGGCAAGACCCCCTTTATGGCCGCCTGGGGCGCAGCCGGCCGCCTTCGGGCCGGAGTTGCCGGCGCCGGAGCCGACGAAGCCTTCTGGCGGCTCGTGACCGGCCCCCTCGACTACCTCTGGACCTACGTCCGGCATGAGGCCGGCTGCCAGCTCCAGACCCTCTGGGAGGAGCAGGTGATCGCCGCCACCCTCGGGATGCCCCCCCAGCAGGCGGGCCCCCTGCTCCTTGGCCCCGACGGCCTTGCCTGGCGCTTCGTCAAGGGGCCCGCAGCTCCCTTCATCCGGGGGACCGCCGCCGGCTACGCGCCCCGGCAGGCCCTCGGGGTGGCACTCCCCATCGAGGGGGCCCTCTTCGCCTTCCTCTCCAAGGGTGCCCAGATTCAGGCCTCGGCTGGGGGGCGCCAGCCCAACTACACCGTGGCCGTCAAGGGGCTTCCCACCGACGCCAACGCCGATGCCCGGATCAGGCCCCACGCCACCCGGCTGGAGCTCCAGTGCGCTGGCACCCCCCAGACCCTCGTGAACCAGAACTTCCCCGTAGGGAAGACCTTCTACTGGTCCCCCGAAACCTGCGGCGACGTCATCTTTCAGATCGAGGTGGGTGACCAGGTTCTCACCAAACGTTACGGCGGTCCCCAGGCCTTCCCCGACTTCCTCCGGGAGTTTGCCGGCGGTTCGCGCACTTTCCCGGCCCGGGAGTTCCCCGGCGAGAAGGAGGCCCTTGAGCGGATGGGGATCAAGCATATCCGCGTCAACTACCAGATCATGGGGGGAGGGCAGGTGGTCAAACAGGGGAGCGCCATGGCCGGCGCCACGGCCCCCCGGGTCATCGCCCGGTGCTGGTAA